The following proteins are co-located in the Heteronotia binoei isolate CCM8104 ecotype False Entrance Well chromosome 21, APGP_CSIRO_Hbin_v1, whole genome shotgun sequence genome:
- the CFL2 gene encoding cofilin-2 has translation MASGVTVNDEVIKVFNDMKVRKSSTPEEIKKRKKAVLFCLSGDKRQIIVEESKQILVGDIGDTVEDPYTAFVKLLPLNDCRYALYDATYETKESKKEDLVFIFWAPESAPLKSKMIYASSKDAIKKKFTGIKHEWQVNGLDDIKDRSTLGEKLGGNVVVSLEGKPL, from the exons GCTTCTGGAGTAACAGTGAATGATGAAGTTATCAAAGTTTTTAATGACATGAAAGTACGAAAATCTTCAACGCCAGAAGAGattaagaaaagaaagaaagcagttcTCTTCTGTTTAAGTGGTGACAAAAGACAAATAATTGTAGAAGAATCAAAGCAGATACTAGTTGGTGACATTGGTGACACAGTGGAGGACCCATACACAGCCTTTGTGAAGCTGTTGCCTCTGAATGATTGCCGATATGCTTTGTATGATGCAACATATGAAACAAAGGAGTCTAAAAAAGAAGACCTGGTATTTATATTCTG GGCTCCAGAAAGCGCCCCTTTAAAAAGCAAGATGATCTACGCAAGCTCTAAAGATGCCATTAAAAAGAAATTCACAG GTATTAAACACGAGTGGCAAGTAAATGGCTTGGATGATATTAAAGATCGTTCAACACTTGGAGAGAAACTAGGAGGCAATGTGGTAGTTTCACTTGAAGGGAAACCATTATAA